AGCAGTCCTACGACTGGGGAGTCAAGTAATGATTTTAGAGTAGCTTAATGGCTACTCTCATTTACAACAATATTTATCAGAATATTTAACCTATTGTGTGTAGGGGGTATATTCAAATGAGTTATGGCCTGGCAGACGATGTGGTCATCGTGACTGGTGCAGCATTAGGGATTGGAAAAGGGATTGCTCAAGCTTTCTTAGATGAAGATGCCAGGGTAATACTTGTAGACATTAATAGAGAAAATCTATTAGATACTGTAAATGAATTCAAAGAAAAGTATGGGGAAGATAAAGCCAATGAATTAATGGTAGATATAAGGGATCCCTCTGGTTGCAGTAAAATTGTCGAATTTGCAATAGAAAGTTTTGGAAAGTTAGATGTTTTGGTCAATTGTGCCGGGATCTATCCATCAACTTCTTCGTTCGAAATTACGGAGAAAGAATGGGATAACGTGTTTGATCTTAACGTAAAAGGAAGCTTTTTTCTGGCGCAAGCGGCTGCAGTTAAAATGAAAAATCAAAAGAATGGAGGACGAATCGTTAATATATCTTCAACAGCCAGTGAAGTTGCAAGGCCCGGTGTAGCACATTATTGTTCATCGAAGGCAGCAGTCAAAATGTTAACGCAAGTTCTTTCTTTGGAATGGGCACAGTATGGAATTAGAGTAAATGCAGTGGGACCGGGATTGGTGGAAACGGCAACCTTAATAGCTACGTTGACAACAGAAGAAGCACAAAAAGAACATAAAGAGAAACTTTCATATTGCCCAATAAGACGTGCTGCATTGGTCCAAGAAATAGCAGAGGCAGTTTTATTCTTTGCCTCTGATCGGTCGAATTACATAACCGGGCAGAATTT
Above is a window of Fodinisporobacter ferrooxydans DNA encoding:
- a CDS encoding SDR family NAD(P)-dependent oxidoreductase yields the protein MSYGLADDVVIVTGAALGIGKGIAQAFLDEDARVILVDINRENLLDTVNEFKEKYGEDKANELMVDIRDPSGCSKIVEFAIESFGKLDVLVNCAGIYPSTSSFEITEKEWDNVFDLNVKGSFFLAQAAAVKMKNQKNGGRIVNISSTASEVARPGVAHYCSSKAAVKMLTQVLSLEWAQYGIRVNAVGPGLVETATLIATLTTEEAQKEHKEKLSYCPIRRAALVQEIAEAVLFFASDRSNYITGQNLLVDGGYSAGRVFQSKTI